One genomic window of Acuticoccus sediminis includes the following:
- a CDS encoding transporter substrate-binding domain-containing protein, producing MMDVSKFLTGAAVALTLAVAPLAASAADLAEIKERGYMNIATEDNYAPFEIMQGDTPTGFTHDMVAALKEYAPFEIHQDILPWSGLLASVRAGKYDAAITGSIISPERLRVFDFAIPTASAQHYYIKRADEDRINSIADLDGLTVGVQAGSVLLSRLPELEAMLKETGGSMGRVVEYTSYPEIYEDLKNGRLDYTVNSIISAKSLIKERGDEFVIGEPVSGPGFHAYPVPKGNEELLEFVNGFILEMKESGKLAELQEKWFGQAFPDLPAEPITSVEQYEKLISVD from the coding sequence ATGATGGACGTGTCCAAATTCCTGACGGGCGCAGCCGTCGCCCTCACCCTCGCCGTGGCGCCGCTCGCTGCCAGCGCGGCCGATCTCGCCGAGATCAAGGAGCGCGGCTACATGAACATCGCGACGGAGGACAACTACGCTCCGTTCGAGATCATGCAGGGCGACACGCCCACCGGCTTCACCCACGACATGGTCGCCGCCCTCAAGGAATACGCCCCGTTCGAGATCCACCAGGACATCCTGCCCTGGTCGGGCCTCCTCGCCTCGGTGCGCGCCGGCAAGTATGACGCGGCGATCACCGGCTCCATCATCTCGCCCGAGCGACTGCGCGTGTTCGACTTCGCCATCCCGACCGCGTCCGCGCAGCACTATTACATCAAGCGCGCCGATGAGGACCGGATCAACTCGATCGCAGACCTCGACGGGCTGACCGTCGGCGTCCAGGCCGGATCGGTGCTGCTGTCGCGCCTGCCCGAGCTCGAGGCCATGCTGAAGGAGACGGGCGGCTCCATGGGCCGGGTCGTCGAGTACACCTCGTATCCGGAAATCTACGAGGACCTGAAGAACGGGCGCCTCGACTACACCGTGAACTCCATCATCTCCGCCAAGAGCCTCATCAAGGAGCGCGGCGACGAGTTCGTCATCGGCGAGCCCGTCTCCGGCCCCGGCTTCCACGCCTATCCGGTGCCGAAGGGCAACGAGGAGCTGCTGGAGTTCGTCAACGGCTTCATCCTGGAGATGAAGGAGAGCGGCAAGCTCGCCGAGCTGCAGGAGAAGTGGTTCGGCCAGGCCTTCCCGGACCTCCCGGCCGAGCCGATCACCTCCGTCGAGCAGTACGAGAAGCTGATCTCGGTCGACTGA
- a CDS encoding amino acid ABC transporter permease yields the protein MTGAEFQMLLSGAWTTIWISALAILGGVPLGLVLGLGRVAGIPVLSQVLALYISIGRATPLVTLVLLLFVGLPVIGINIDAVTAGVLTLLLNTATFNAEIWRSVYESFPRGQVEAAQAVGMTKPLIFRRIMLPQMSMAALPGLMNEATLLIKASPAIAVIGIVDLTRVTDRISARTYEPLPPIIAAGIIYMLIIAGMVRLQRMLENRAAKRAV from the coding sequence GTGACCGGCGCCGAATTCCAGATGCTCCTCTCGGGCGCGTGGACGACGATATGGATCTCCGCGCTCGCCATCCTCGGTGGCGTCCCCCTGGGCCTCGTGCTCGGCCTGGGGCGCGTCGCCGGGATCCCCGTCCTGTCGCAGGTGCTGGCGCTCTACATCTCCATCGGCCGCGCCACGCCGCTGGTGACGCTGGTGCTGCTCCTGTTCGTGGGGCTCCCGGTGATCGGCATCAACATCGACGCCGTCACCGCGGGCGTGCTCACGCTGCTCCTCAACACCGCGACCTTCAACGCCGAGATCTGGCGCTCGGTCTACGAGTCGTTCCCGCGCGGCCAGGTCGAGGCGGCCCAGGCGGTGGGGATGACGAAGCCGCTCATCTTCCGCCGCATCATGCTGCCGCAGATGTCGATGGCGGCCCTTCCGGGCCTCATGAACGAGGCGACGCTCCTCATCAAGGCGAGCCCGGCGATCGCCGTCATCGGCATCGTCGACCTGACGCGCGTGACGGATCGCATCTCGGCCCGCACCTACGAGCCGCTTCCGCCGATCATCGCGGCGGGCATCATCTACATGCTCATCATCGCCGGGATGGTGCGCCTGCAACGCATGCTCGAGAACCGGGCTGCGAAACGTGCCGTATGA
- a CDS encoding amino acid ABC transporter permease, which produces MSDWDIVFQEWPRFARGFSNTLILFGVSTVGAFILGAILVNALVSRNPSTRGAAHVYVDGMRMLPFLIFAYLLYYGLPSVGIRMSAWTAGLIGLVLYHAAYVAEILRGAWSQLPAGQTEAARAMGFHGAKLFLRIVLPQLVLGSAPILGNQLIYMLKDTAFLMIITVQELTYAASSVQSMYFVPLQPFIVAIALYWVTTMAIEGLVFVVGRFARKRGLGRA; this is translated from the coding sequence GTGAGTGACTGGGATATCGTCTTCCAGGAGTGGCCAAGGTTCGCGCGCGGCTTCTCCAACACGCTGATCCTGTTCGGCGTCTCTACCGTCGGGGCGTTCATCCTCGGGGCGATCCTCGTCAACGCCCTGGTCTCGCGCAACCCGTCGACCCGCGGCGCGGCGCACGTCTACGTCGACGGCATGCGGATGCTGCCGTTCCTGATCTTCGCCTACCTCCTCTACTACGGGCTTCCCTCGGTCGGGATCCGCATGTCGGCGTGGACGGCGGGGCTCATCGGCCTCGTCCTCTACCATGCGGCGTACGTGGCGGAGATCCTGCGCGGGGCATGGTCGCAGCTTCCCGCCGGGCAGACCGAGGCCGCACGGGCGATGGGCTTTCACGGCGCGAAGCTCTTCCTGCGGATCGTCCTGCCGCAGCTCGTGCTGGGGAGCGCGCCGATCCTCGGCAACCAGCTCATCTACATGTTGAAGGACACCGCTTTCCTGATGATCATCACCGTGCAGGAGCTGACCTATGCGGCGTCCTCGGTGCAGTCGATGTACTTCGTTCCGCTGCAGCCCTTCATCGTCGCGATCGCCCTCTACTGGGTGACGACGATGGCCATCGAAGGGCTCGTTTTCGTCGTCGGACGCTTTGCCAGGAAGAGGGGTCTCGGCCGTGCTTGA
- a CDS encoding amino acid ABC transporter ATP-binding protein yields MLDRTVPALEARHISKTFGDLEVLRDISLVVNPGDTISVLGPSGSGKSTMLRCLNYLETPDKGQVLLGGEPVGRHPDGKLMSDRELARSRARMGMVFQSFNLWPHFTVLQNVIEAPTKVLGVPRSDAVAHAEMLLDKVGLADKRNVYPFALSGGQKQRVAIARALCMKPDVLLFDEPTSALDPELVGEVLAVMRGLAQEGMTMVVVTHEMSFARDVCDEVVFMDRGVVVEHAPPSEFFTDPKTERARRFLARYA; encoded by the coding sequence GTGCTTGACAGGACCGTACCGGCGCTCGAGGCCCGGCACATCTCAAAGACCTTCGGAGACCTCGAGGTGCTCCGCGACATCTCGCTGGTGGTGAACCCCGGCGACACGATCAGCGTGCTCGGCCCGTCGGGCTCCGGCAAGTCGACCATGCTGCGGTGCCTCAACTACCTGGAGACGCCGGACAAGGGGCAGGTCCTGCTCGGCGGCGAGCCCGTCGGGCGGCACCCCGACGGCAAGCTGATGAGCGACAGGGAGCTCGCCCGCAGCCGCGCCCGCATGGGAATGGTGTTCCAGAGCTTCAATCTCTGGCCGCACTTCACCGTGCTGCAGAACGTCATCGAGGCCCCGACGAAGGTGCTCGGCGTTCCGAGAAGCGACGCGGTGGCCCACGCCGAGATGCTGCTCGACAAGGTGGGCCTCGCCGACAAGCGCAACGTCTACCCCTTCGCGCTGTCCGGCGGTCAGAAGCAGCGCGTCGCCATCGCCCGGGCGCTCTGCATGAAGCCGGACGTCCTCCTCTTCGACGAGCCGACGAGCGCCCTCGACCCCGAGCTCGTCGGCGAGGTGCTCGCCGTCATGCGCGGCCTCGCGCAGGAGGGTATGACCATGGTCGTCGTCACCCACGAGATGAGCTTCGCCCGCGACGTGTGCGACGAGGTCGTCTTCATGGACCGCGGCGTCGTCGTCGAGCACGCGCCGCCGAGCGAGTTCTTCACCGACCCGAAGACCGAGCGGGCCCGGCGCTTCCTGGCCCGTTACGCCTGA
- a CDS encoding ABC transporter ATP-binding protein, with protein MRILTVDDLSVAFRSEGRWLTVVDGVSFHIDAGETVAVVGESGSGKSVTALSIMRLLQKGVSRIGGRISLEERELTALDDGAMRDVRGADIGMIFQEPMTSLNPVLTAGFQVAEALRRHRGMSASDARREALRLFDLVRIPDAQRRFDQHPHTFSGGQRQRVMIAMAMACRPKLLIADEPTTALDVTIQAQILSLIADLQKEIGMAVMFITHDMGVVAEIADRVVVMLKGRKVEEGEVHEVFAAPCEPYTRMLLASVPRLGSLGETTTPRRFADLTVAEPVEVPQEPDRRGEPILDVSGLVTRFPVRGGLLGRPVGKVHAVEDVSFQVRAGETLALVGESGCGKSTTGRSLLRLIEPTAGSIAFEGRDVMAASQDEMRTIRRRMQMIFQDPFGSLNPRKTVGAAISEPIRVHGLASAVEAEERVIDLLERVGLSADHALRFPHEFSGGQRQRVCIARGLALDPTLIVADESVSALDASVKAQVVNLLLDLQRDLGLAYVFISHDIAVVERVSHRVAVMYLGEIVEIGPRAAVLGSPRHPYTQKLIEAVPIADPEERHGSRALMTDEIKGTVRPLDYEPEKRPLVEVAPEHFVMEH; from the coding sequence ATGAGGATCCTGACGGTCGACGACCTGTCCGTCGCCTTCCGCTCCGAGGGCCGCTGGCTCACCGTGGTGGACGGCGTCTCGTTCCACATCGACGCCGGCGAGACCGTCGCCGTCGTCGGCGAGTCCGGCTCCGGCAAGTCCGTCACGGCGCTTTCCATCATGCGCCTCCTGCAGAAGGGCGTCTCGCGGATCGGGGGCCGGATCTCGCTGGAGGAACGCGAACTGACCGCACTCGACGACGGCGCGATGCGGGACGTGCGCGGCGCCGACATCGGCATGATCTTCCAGGAGCCGATGACGAGCCTCAACCCGGTGCTGACGGCCGGCTTCCAGGTCGCCGAGGCCCTGCGCCGCCATCGCGGCATGTCGGCCTCGGACGCGCGCAGGGAGGCGCTGCGCCTCTTCGACCTGGTGCGCATCCCCGACGCGCAACGGCGCTTCGACCAGCACCCGCACACCTTCTCCGGCGGACAGCGGCAGCGCGTCATGATCGCAATGGCGATGGCGTGCCGGCCGAAGCTCCTCATCGCCGACGAGCCGACGACCGCGCTCGACGTGACGATCCAGGCGCAGATCCTCTCGCTCATCGCCGACCTCCAGAAGGAGATCGGCATGGCGGTGATGTTCATCACCCACGACATGGGCGTGGTGGCGGAGATCGCGGACCGCGTCGTCGTCATGCTGAAGGGCCGTAAGGTGGAGGAAGGCGAGGTCCACGAGGTCTTCGCCGCCCCGTGCGAGCCGTACACGCGCATGCTCCTCGCCTCGGTCCCGCGCCTCGGTTCGCTCGGCGAGACGACGACGCCGCGCCGCTTCGCCGATCTCACCGTGGCCGAGCCGGTGGAGGTGCCGCAGGAGCCCGACCGGCGGGGCGAGCCGATCCTCGACGTCTCGGGCCTCGTCACGCGCTTCCCGGTGCGCGGCGGCCTCCTCGGCCGGCCCGTCGGCAAGGTGCACGCGGTGGAGGACGTCTCGTTCCAGGTCCGTGCCGGCGAGACGCTGGCGCTGGTGGGCGAGTCCGGGTGCGGCAAGTCCACCACCGGCCGCTCGCTGCTGCGGCTCATCGAGCCGACGGCCGGGAGCATCGCCTTCGAGGGCCGCGACGTGATGGCGGCGAGCCAGGACGAGATGCGCACCATCCGGCGGCGCATGCAGATGATCTTCCAGGACCCGTTCGGCTCGCTCAACCCGCGCAAGACCGTGGGCGCGGCGATCAGCGAGCCCATCCGCGTCCACGGCCTCGCCAGCGCCGTCGAGGCCGAGGAGCGGGTCATCGACCTGCTGGAGCGCGTCGGCCTCTCCGCGGACCACGCCCTGCGCTTCCCGCACGAGTTCTCCGGCGGGCAGCGGCAGCGCGTCTGCATCGCGCGGGGCCTCGCCCTCGACCCGACGCTGATCGTCGCGGACGAGTCGGTGTCGGCGCTCGACGCGTCGGTGAAGGCGCAGGTCGTGAACCTGCTGCTCGACCTGCAGCGCGACCTCGGCCTCGCGTACGTCTTCATCAGCCACGACATCGCGGTGGTGGAGCGGGTGAGCCACCGCGTGGCGGTGATGTACCTGGGCGAGATCGTGGAGATCGGCCCGCGTGCGGCCGTGCTCGGCTCGCCGCGTCACCCCTATACGCAGAAGCTCATCGAAGCCGTGCCGATCGCCGATCCCGAGGAGCGGCACGGCAGCCGGGCGCTGATGACGGACGAGATCAAGGGCACGGTGCGCCCGCTCGACTACGAGCCGGAGAAGCGGCCGCTGGTCGAGGTCGCCCCGGAGCACTTCGTGATGGAGCACTGA
- a CDS encoding ABC transporter permease yields the protein MLSAFGAGLLKAFNANKTSWVGLGLFLFVCLLAILAPYIAPYDPIDQSILQRLKPPSAEHWFGTDYYGRDTLSRILYGGRISLTIGLLAIGLALVVGTVIGMVAGYYGGAIDIVLMQIMDVLLAFPSLILGLFIVAMLGPSVENLIFAIAITAIPPFARIARAPTISVKEREFVEAGRALGFSNRRLILGHILPNILPEILVMGSLYLATAIRVEASLAFIGLGVSPPTPTWGGMIREGFENILDSFWLAVFPSIAILLVVFSLNLLGDGLRDAIDPRLKGEE from the coding sequence ATGCTGAGCGCCTTCGGCGCCGGCCTCCTCAAGGCCTTCAACGCCAACAAGACGTCGTGGGTGGGCCTCGGCCTCTTCCTCTTCGTCTGCCTGCTGGCGATCCTGGCGCCCTACATCGCGCCCTACGACCCCATCGACCAGTCCATCCTGCAGCGCCTGAAGCCGCCGTCGGCCGAGCACTGGTTCGGCACCGACTACTACGGGCGCGACACGCTCTCGCGCATCCTCTACGGCGGGCGCATCTCGCTCACCATCGGCCTCCTCGCCATCGGCCTCGCGCTCGTCGTGGGAACGGTCATCGGCATGGTCGCGGGGTACTATGGCGGGGCGATCGACATCGTCCTCATGCAGATCATGGACGTCCTCCTCGCCTTCCCGTCGCTGATCCTCGGCCTCTTCATCGTGGCGATGCTCGGCCCCTCGGTGGAGAACCTCATCTTCGCGATCGCGATCACCGCCATCCCGCCGTTCGCGCGCATCGCGCGGGCGCCGACGATCTCGGTCAAGGAACGGGAGTTCGTGGAGGCGGGGCGCGCGCTCGGCTTTTCCAACCGGCGCCTGATCCTGGGCCACATCCTGCCCAACATCCTCCCCGAGATCCTGGTGATGGGCTCGCTCTACCTCGCCACGGCGATCCGCGTCGAAGCCTCGCTCGCCTTCATCGGCCTCGGCGTCTCCCCGCCGACGCCGACCTGGGGCGGCATGATCCGCGAAGGGTTCGAGAACATCCTCGACTCGTTCTGGCTCGCGGTCTTCCCGTCCATCGCCATCCTGCTCGTGGTGTTCTCCCTCAACCTCCTCGGTGACGGCCTGCGCGACGCCATCGACCCGCGCCTGAAGGGTGAAGAATGA
- a CDS encoding ABC transporter permease yields MTAFVIKRLGFACITLFGVLTVVFFIVRVLPGDPALIILGDQASQASLASLRTRLGLDQPLIVQYFSFLGGVLVGDWGTSLVSGRPVIQEVLNVLPATLELTGVSLVIGAVLGIPLGVWSALRRNKFTDYVIRISSLLGLSLPAFVSGILLLIAFSIQLDWFPVISSGRGTTLGDRLSDLALPAINLGLIMAAYITRVARSAMLEVLNQDYVRTAEAKGLAFAVIVWRHCLRNALIPVVTVVGLYLGYLIGNSVLTEIVFNRPGLGKLIVGALNQRDYTMLQGMMVIYTLIVVLVNLATDLVYGLIDPRIKYK; encoded by the coding sequence GTGACGGCCTTCGTCATCAAGCGGCTCGGGTTCGCCTGCATCACGCTGTTCGGCGTCCTCACGGTCGTCTTCTTCATCGTGCGCGTCCTGCCGGGCGACCCGGCCCTCATCATCCTCGGCGACCAGGCCAGCCAGGCCTCGCTGGCCTCGCTGCGCACGCGCCTCGGCCTCGACCAGCCCCTCATCGTCCAGTACTTCTCGTTCCTCGGCGGCGTCCTGGTGGGCGACTGGGGCACCTCGCTCGTCTCCGGCCGGCCGGTGATCCAGGAGGTCCTCAACGTCCTCCCGGCGACGCTGGAGCTCACCGGCGTCTCGCTCGTCATCGGCGCGGTGCTCGGCATCCCGCTCGGCGTCTGGTCCGCGCTCAGGCGCAACAAGTTCACCGACTACGTGATCCGCATCTCCTCGCTGCTCGGCCTGTCGCTGCCGGCGTTCGTGTCGGGCATCCTGCTCCTGATCGCCTTCTCCATCCAGCTCGACTGGTTCCCGGTGATCTCGTCGGGGCGCGGCACGACGCTCGGCGACCGCCTGTCGGACCTCGCGCTGCCGGCCATCAACCTCGGCCTCATCATGGCCGCCTACATCACCCGCGTCGCCCGCTCGGCGATGCTGGAGGTGCTGAACCAGGACTACGTGCGCACCGCCGAGGCGAAGGGCCTCGCCTTCGCCGTCATCGTCTGGCGCCACTGCCTGCGCAACGCGCTGATCCCGGTGGTGACGGTGGTGGGCCTCTACCTCGGCTACCTCATCGGCAACTCGGTCCTGACCGAGATCGTCTTCAACCGCCCCGGCCTCGGCAAGCTCATCGTCGGCGCGCTCAACCAGCGCGACTACACGATGCTGCAGGGGATGATGGTCATCTACACGCTGATCGTCGTCCTGGTGAACCTCGCCACCGACCTCGTCTACGGGCTGATCGATCCGAGGATCAAATACAAATGA
- a CDS encoding GFA family protein: METETAGIAASGATGGCLCGAVRFVVAGPIGPAAYCHCSDCRRTTGSAFNVSIGVPVTSFALLSGTPKGFTATAESGNALTRHFCPDCGAPLYTSSPHHPDRIFVKAGAFDDHAVVAPAHQSWMRSRVAWAGIDPDLPAYDRDRPAESGA; the protein is encoded by the coding sequence ATGGAGACGGAGACGGCCGGCATCGCGGCGAGCGGCGCAACGGGCGGCTGCCTGTGCGGTGCCGTGCGCTTCGTCGTGGCGGGCCCCATCGGCCCCGCCGCATACTGCCATTGCAGCGACTGCCGGCGAACGACCGGCAGCGCCTTCAACGTCAGTATCGGCGTCCCGGTCACGTCGTTCGCGCTGCTGTCGGGGACGCCGAAGGGGTTCACCGCCACCGCCGAGAGCGGCAACGCGCTCACCCGGCACTTCTGCCCCGACTGCGGAGCACCGCTCTACACCTCCTCCCCCCATCATCCGGACAGGATCTTCGTGAAGGCCGGGGCGTTCGACGACCACGCCGTGGTCGCACCGGCCCACCAGAGCTGGATGCGCTCGCGGGTCGCGTGGGCCGGGATCGACCCGGACCTTCCCGCCTACGACCGGGACCGCCCGGCGGAGAGCGGCGCATGA